The following proteins are encoded in a genomic region of candidate division WOR-3 bacterium:
- a CDS encoding glycosyltransferase family 39 protein, translated as MRLNKSIFLILAIALFLRLFHFYQLKINNPIFNIPIVDSAEYVKVAEYILDKNFFGLPNSYYHPPLYYYFVAFILKIFNHSIDAIRILQILLDLMSLLIVYFLAKRLFTNSIGLISAFLYAVYIPVIQANSEILPSILIIFLLILSVLGLIKIYENIKKQQEKIAWLLISAISYGFLIITFTNFLIILPFILLWLYALLRKTRPILKIKYIIIFLFITILPSFLVTLRNYLHSGELVLISYNGGINFYIGNNPDINKTVSIQPGYQWDSLMTTAYISEKISNFSEMQNYWYKKALQFIINNPLKWANITIKKAILFFNAWEFPRNTDEEFFNNYSIISKFPFLKSNLLFPISFAGLIFVIFSLKNAKQKEVIVLIILISLGYAFTIILIFITSRYRLPIIPFFCLFAGYLIIKLIESLKQKKLKSVFKIIIFFIMLVLFTQIKFFKNEYPYEKPKSLGYIQISRALLENNKITEANKYLIAGLQLPPDELTYELYYIGGLYYNKLNKFEEATEYFKKAVDLNLYFHYAYNQLGYLYKKTKQIDSAIYYLKMAVEIPHADAIVYFNLADCHLIKNELENAMAVFESYIENKPSPNPIIYEGLARLYIKKQNYINAIENLKMAIKYPQGYEITPEIFNLIGICYMKLGDLENAKKYWIMGLRKNRKYQPILQNLKLLSK; from the coding sequence TTGCGATTAAACAAATCTATTTTTTTAATATTAGCAATCGCGTTATTCCTACGTCTGTTCCATTTTTATCAATTAAAAATAAACAACCCGATATTTAACATTCCCATTGTTGATTCCGCTGAATATGTGAAAGTTGCAGAATATATCCTTGATAAGAATTTTTTCGGACTTCCCAATTCTTACTATCATCCTCCTCTTTATTATTATTTTGTAGCATTCATACTAAAGATATTTAATCATTCAATAGATGCAATAAGGATATTACAGATACTTCTTGACCTTATGAGTCTATTAATAGTTTATTTTCTTGCCAAAAGATTATTCACAAATTCTATTGGATTAATTTCGGCATTTTTATATGCAGTTTATATACCAGTGATTCAAGCAAATTCTGAGATACTACCCTCTATATTAATCATATTCTTGCTAATTTTATCTGTATTGGGCTTAATAAAAATCTATGAAAATATAAAAAAACAACAGGAAAAGATTGCATGGTTATTAATCTCAGCAATCTCCTATGGATTTTTAATTATCACGTTCACAAATTTTTTAATCATTCTGCCTTTCATATTATTATGGCTTTATGCCTTGTTAAGAAAAACAAGGCCGATACTAAAAATAAAATATATTATAATATTTTTGTTCATCACTATTCTGCCTTCGTTTCTTGTCACCTTGCGTAATTATCTTCATTCAGGTGAATTAGTTTTAATATCATACAATGGTGGAATAAATTTTTATATTGGAAATAATCCCGACATAAATAAGACGGTTTCCATACAGCCAGGTTATCAATGGGATAGTTTAATGACAACGGCGTATATTTCTGAAAAGATAAGTAATTTCAGTGAAATGCAAAATTATTGGTATAAAAAGGCGCTGCAATTTATTATAAATAATCCCTTAAAATGGGCTAATATAACAATCAAAAAAGCAATATTGTTCTTTAATGCCTGGGAATTTCCACGTAATACCGACGAAGAATTTTTTAACAATTATTCAATAATCAGTAAATTCCCTTTTCTCAAATCAAATTTACTTTTTCCGATAAGCTTTGCTGGATTAATTTTTGTTATCTTTTCTCTGAAAAATGCAAAACAAAAAGAAGTTATTGTTTTAATAATTTTAATATCGTTAGGTTATGCCTTCACAATTATTTTAATATTTATTACTTCTCGTTATCGTTTACCTATAATCCCTTTTTTCTGTCTATTTGCAGGCTATCTAATTATCAAATTAATAGAGTCATTAAAACAGAAAAAATTAAAATCCGTATTTAAAATAATCATTTTCTTTATTATGTTAGTCTTATTCACCCAGATAAAATTCTTCAAAAACGAATATCCTTATGAAAAGCCAAAATCATTGGGCTATATCCAGATAAGCAGGGCACTTCTGGAAAATAATAAAATTACTGAAGCAAATAAATATTTAATTGCTGGACTACAATTACCACCTGATGAACTCACATATGAGTTATATTATATCGGCGGACTCTATTATAATAAACTAAACAAATTTGAAGAAGCAACTGAATATTTTAAAAAGGCTGTAGATTTAAATCTTTATTTCCATTATGCATACAATCAATTGGGGTATTTATATAAAAAAACCAAACAGATTGATAGTGCAATTTATTATCTCAAAATGGCAGTAGAAATTCCCCATGCAGATGCTATTGTTTATTTCAATCTTGCTGATTGCCATTTAATAAAAAATGAATTAGAAAATGCAATGGCAGTTTTCGAATCATATATTGAAAATAAACCTTCACCGAATCCCATTATTTATGAAGGATTGGCACGACTATATATTAAAAAACAAAATTATATAAATGCCATTGAAAATTTGAAAATGGCGATAAAATACCCACAAGGATACGAAATTACACCTGAAATATTCAACCTCATTGGGATTTGTTATATGAAATTGGGCGATTTAGAAAATGCAAAAAAATACTGGATTATGGGTTTGAGAAAAAACAGGAAATATCAGCCAATATTACAGAATTTAAAATTATTGAGTAAATAA